One part of the Nostoc sp. PCC 7120 = FACHB-418 genome encodes these proteins:
- a CDS encoding non-ribosomal peptide synthetase yields the protein MKTIEKFLAHLYSLDVKLWVEDANLRCSIPEDVLTDELTGELRSRKSEIITFLRQAKSSTNYTQAITPAPRNGNLPLSFAQQRLWFLEQLQPDSYTYNLPTAVRLTGILDVGLLERSLNTIIQRHELLRTNFKTVDGNPVLDIQPSVTLPLAVIDLQAFNLLEQDEEVRHLALKEAQTPFDLATDVLLRVKILQLAKDENVVLFTMHHIVSDGWSMEILVKELATLYTAFSGNQPSPLPELAIQYVDFAIWQRQWLQGEVLETQLDYWRQQLGGILPVLQLPTDYPRGRVQTFRGAIESFSLSPQLSQGIIKLAKNAGVTPFVTLLTAYKILLHRYTGQTDILVGTPVANRHRREIEALIGFFVNTLVLRTNLADNPSFQELLQQLINTTWQAYDHQDIPFEKLVEVLQPERDLSFNPLFQVKFRLENAPTEKLELPGLTLRPLNRTEASAKLDLSLDMYETSEGFVGAFEYNRDLFAPETINRMVGHFQTVLTAIVENPQKRISELPLLTDKEKQTILIDWNQTQVECPSHLTFQDLFAAQVEKTPDEVAIIFENQSLTYTELNQKSNQVAHYLKKKGVKPEVIVGLCVERSPLMIIALLGILKAGGAYLPLDPNYPPERLGYMLADSQVPILLTETSLKVATSSSYEIIYLDTDWETISQCSIENPESEVKPENLAYLIYTSGSTGKPKGVLIPHIGLTNLTQHKIQVCDVHPGDCVLQFFSLSFDASIPEIIMALGSGAKLCLAKSESLLPGETLLKLLRDNAVTHITITPSALSLLPSADLPHLRMVLVGGEAPSPELIAKWSQGRRFINAYGPTEVTVNASMVLCGNGHPLVPTIRPSANKQLYILDNYLQPVPIGVIGELYIGGIGLARGYLNRPDLTAERFIRDWGLGTGDWGLGKEVSLVNSQQSTVNSDSRLYKTGDLAYYLPDGRIRLLGRVDNQVKIRGFRIEPQEVETLLCQHPGVRAGVVIVREDQPGEKRLVAYVIPNEEGGEQKFPQSPIPNPQSPIPNPQSLRAFMREKLPEYLVPSAFVLLTDLPLTPNGKVDTHALPAPEQVLANAEFIAPRTDIEAQLADIYAQILKLEKVSIQDDFFELGGHSLIATQLIAQALQVFQVELTVMDLFDAPTVAGLAERILQRQLKAEIPVISDTSDDEREEFEI from the coding sequence ATGAAAACTATTGAAAAATTTCTGGCACACCTTTACAGCCTTGATGTTAAATTGTGGGTAGAAGATGCTAATTTACGGTGTAGTATTCCTGAAGATGTGCTGACGGATGAACTGACTGGAGAATTGCGATCGCGCAAATCTGAAATCATCACTTTTTTACGTCAAGCTAAGTCATCTACAAATTATACACAAGCAATTACCCCAGCACCACGCAACGGCAACCTACCTCTGTCTTTTGCTCAACAAAGATTGTGGTTTTTAGAACAATTACAACCCGATAGTTATACTTATAATTTACCGACAGCAGTCAGATTGACGGGGATTTTGGATGTTGGATTATTGGAGCGATCGCTAAATACCATTATCCAACGTCATGAGCTACTACGCACAAACTTCAAAACTGTAGATGGAAATCCTGTTTTAGATATTCAGCCGAGTGTCACCCTTCCCCTGGCTGTGATAGATTTACAAGCCTTTAATCTCCTCGAACAAGATGAAGAAGTCCGTCACCTGGCTTTAAAAGAAGCACAAACACCTTTTGATTTAGCCACAGATGTATTATTGCGGGTGAAAATTCTCCAACTAGCTAAAGATGAAAATGTAGTTTTATTTACCATGCACCACATCGTTTCTGATGGTTGGTCAATGGAAATTTTAGTTAAAGAATTAGCAACCCTTTATACTGCCTTTAGTGGTAATCAACCATCCCCTTTACCAGAGTTAGCAATTCAGTATGTTGATTTTGCAATTTGGCAAAGACAATGGTTACAAGGAGAAGTTTTAGAAACTCAACTAGACTATTGGCGACAACAATTAGGCGGTATCCTCCCAGTATTACAATTACCCACCGACTACCCCCGTGGAAGAGTACAGACATTTCGGGGTGCAATTGAATCTTTTTCTCTCTCTCCTCAATTGAGTCAAGGTATTATCAAACTCGCAAAAAATGCAGGTGTCACGCCTTTTGTTACCCTCCTCACGGCTTATAAAATTCTCCTGCATCGCTATACCGGACAAACAGATATCCTCGTTGGGACTCCCGTAGCTAATCGCCATCGTCGAGAAATAGAAGCTTTAATTGGCTTTTTTGTCAACACATTAGTATTGCGGACAAATTTAGCAGATAATCCCAGTTTTCAGGAATTATTACAGCAGCTAATAAATACAACTTGGCAAGCTTACGACCATCAAGATATACCTTTTGAAAAATTAGTAGAAGTCCTGCAACCGGAAAGAGATTTAAGTTTTAATCCACTATTTCAGGTAAAATTTCGGTTAGAAAATGCCCCTACAGAAAAATTAGAATTACCAGGGTTAACTCTCAGACCTTTAAATCGGACAGAAGCAAGTGCCAAACTAGATTTAAGTTTGGATATGTACGAAACATCAGAGGGTTTTGTAGGTGCATTTGAATATAACCGAGATTTGTTTGCACCAGAGACAATTAACCGAATGGTAGGACATTTTCAAACGGTATTGACGGCGATTGTTGAGAATCCACAAAAACGGATTTCCGAATTACCATTACTGACAGATAAAGAAAAACAAACTATTCTCATTGATTGGAATCAAACCCAAGTAGAATGTCCTAGCCATTTAACCTTTCAAGACTTATTTGCAGCGCAGGTAGAAAAAACACCAGATGAAGTAGCGATTATCTTTGAAAATCAGTCTCTTACTTACACAGAACTCAATCAAAAAAGTAATCAAGTTGCTCATTACCTCAAAAAAAAAGGGGTGAAACCAGAGGTAATTGTGGGATTATGTGTAGAGCGTTCCCCATTAATGATCATCGCTTTACTTGGTATCCTCAAAGCTGGTGGTGCATATCTCCCCCTCGACCCCAATTATCCCCCAGAACGCCTGGGGTATATGTTGGCTGATTCCCAAGTACCAATTTTACTAACAGAAACAAGCCTGAAAGTTGCCACTTCCTCAAGCTACGAAATAATTTACCTAGATACAGACTGGGAAACAATTTCTCAATGCAGTATAGAAAACCCAGAAAGTGAAGTTAAACCAGAAAATTTAGCTTATTTAATTTACACCTCCGGTTCTACTGGTAAACCAAAAGGGGTTTTAATCCCCCACATCGGCTTAACCAACCTCACACAACATAAAATACAAGTTTGTGATGTTCATCCCGGTGATTGTGTACTGCAATTTTTCTCACTCAGCTTTGATGCTTCTATCCCCGAAATCATCATGGCTTTGGGAAGCGGTGCAAAACTTTGTCTAGCCAAATCAGAATCTTTACTACCAGGAGAAACCTTACTAAAACTGCTACGGGACAACGCAGTTACTCATATAACTATCACCCCCTCAGCCCTATCCCTACTCCCCTCAGCAGACTTACCACATTTGCGAATGGTACTAGTAGGAGGTGAAGCACCATCACCTGAATTAATCGCCAAATGGTCACAAGGAAGACGTTTTATCAACGCTTACGGCCCAACGGAAGTTACAGTCAACGCCAGCATGGTACTTTGTGGAAACGGTCATCCCCTAGTTCCCACCATTCGCCCCAGTGCCAACAAACAACTATATATATTAGATAATTATTTACAACCCGTCCCCATCGGCGTAATTGGTGAACTCTACATTGGTGGAATAGGTTTAGCGCGAGGTTATCTAAATCGCCCAGATTTAACAGCCGAAAGATTTATTAGGGACTGGGGACTGGGGACTGGGGACTGGGGACTGGGAAAAGAAGTGTCCTTAGTCAACAGTCAACAGTCAACAGTCAACAGTGATTCCAGACTTTATAAAACCGGTGACTTAGCTTATTACTTACCTGATGGTCGCATCAGACTTTTAGGAAGGGTTGATAACCAAGTCAAAATTCGCGGTTTTCGCATTGAACCGCAAGAAGTGGAAACCTTATTATGTCAACATCCTGGGGTGCGTGCTGGAGTAGTAATTGTCCGCGAAGACCAACCAGGGGAGAAGCGTTTAGTCGCCTACGTCATTCCCAATGAGGAAGGAGGGGAGCAAAAATTTCCCCAATCCCCAATCCCCAATCCCCAGTCCCCAATCCCCAATCCCCAATCCCTCCGAGCTTTCATGCGAGAGAAGTTACCCGAATATCTTGTTCCGTCGGCGTTTGTGCTACTGACTGATTTACCCCTGACACCCAACGGTAAAGTAGACACCCACGCACTCCCCGCACCCGAACAAGTCCTAGCAAACGCTGAATTTATCGCCCCCCGTACAGATATCGAAGCGCAATTAGCCGATATATACGCCCAGATACTCAAGTTAGAAAAGGTGAGTATTCAGGATGACTTTTTTGAATTGGGGGGACATTCTCTCATCGCCACTCAATTAATCGCCCAAGCTTTGCAGGTATTTCAAGTCGAACTTACCGTCATGGATTTGTTTGATGCACCAACAGTAGCAGGTTTAGCGGAACGAATTTTACAACGACAACTAAAGGCAGAAATTCCAGTAATATCTGATACCAGCGATGATGAACGAGAGGAGTTTGAAATTTAA
- a CDS encoding non-ribosomal peptide synthetase: MQPVDKRKNIENIYPLSPMQQGMLFHTLLTPQAGVYVPQVCLYLEGKLDINALKTAWNQVVINHPALRTAFYWEQRDKPFQVVFRQVEIPWKILDWQTISDAEQQVELEIFLESDRTFSFDIKQPPLLRLTLIQLSATKYILIWTQHHLILDGWSSALVIKEVFQNYYNSPSYYPNSRPYGDYIAWLQQQDKIAAKTFWQKQLAGFTTPTVIQRFAQRENKNLTPQEQTRSLTPNQTTGLQQWAKEQQLTLNTLLQGAFALLLSRYCNTTDVVFGATSSGRPATLAGVESMVGLFINTLPVRVQVSPTDDLVEWLQKLQAQQAEALEYEYTSLLEIQEWSELTPGTSLFDSILVFENYPVDTSGISQNQDLRIIDIQSLEWTSFPLTMLVSVGNQLSLKVKYDRNRFTDNAITQLLEHFCNLLLGMSQPGQTIGNLPLLTQQEYETIHKWNQTEAYYPLECIHQQFDIQVERTPDDVAVVFEEQQLTYRELNQRANQLAHYLQTWGVQPETPVGIYIERSLEMVIGILGILKAGGCYVPLDPAYPASRLTYIINETQVPVVLTQESLLEKLLGFTSSQASSKVLNKTLCLCLDTDWQEITQKPDNNPITNVNHEDAIYIIYTSGSTGTPKGVINTHRGVSNRLYWMQQQYGLERGEVVLQKTPFSFDVSVWEFFWTLLNGGRLVMSKPGGHQDPNYLLEIIAQHKITTLHFVPTMLGVFLEAPNLNERCHSLKRVICSGEALSIEIQNRFFQHLDAELHNLYGPTEAAIDVTYWQCQPTDNLHTVPIGRPITNTQIYLLNDYLQPVPLGIPGEIYIGGVGVARGYWKRPDLTTERFVGGLGTGDWGLGTGEKNNPTLNSQLSTQHSALSTLYKTGDLARYLPDGNLEYLGRLDNQVKIRGLRIELGEIEAVINQHPDVQQAVVILDSKQADNQRLGAYVVQKSTSLESPDFTSELEKLLASQLPEYMLPSVFVMLSELPLLPNGKINRQALPTPETVRHANQSYIAPRNSTETIIANILADVLRLERMGVDENFFELGGNSLSAIRVTSRLREAFQLDLPLHSVFEKPTIAGLAERIMILQQSIQQMQTTPSEQSGRKEISL; encoded by the coding sequence ATGCAACCTGTGGATAAACGCAAAAATATAGAAAATATCTATCCCCTATCACCCATGCAGCAAGGAATGCTGTTTCATACCTTGCTAACCCCCCAAGCAGGGGTATATGTGCCACAGGTTTGCTTGTATCTGGAAGGAAAACTAGATATAAACGCCTTAAAAACTGCATGGAATCAAGTTGTAATTAACCATCCAGCTTTACGCACAGCCTTTTATTGGGAACAGCGAGATAAACCCTTTCAAGTTGTATTTCGCCAAGTAGAAATACCTTGGAAAATTTTAGATTGGCAGACAATATCTGATGCGGAACAGCAAGTAGAATTAGAGATTTTTTTGGAGAGCGATCGCACCTTCTCCTTCGACATCAAACAACCTCCATTATTACGTTTAACCCTAATTCAATTATCAGCAACTAAATATATTCTTATCTGGACACAACATCATTTAATTCTCGATGGTTGGTCATCAGCATTAGTAATTAAAGAAGTATTTCAAAATTATTATAATTCCCCATCTTATTATCCTAATTCCCGCCCCTACGGTGACTACATAGCTTGGTTACAACAACAAGATAAAATTGCCGCTAAAACATTCTGGCAAAAACAACTTGCAGGATTTACTACACCCACTGTCATACAACGATTTGCCCAAAGAGAAAACAAAAACCTCACACCCCAAGAACAAACCCGCAGTCTCACCCCGAATCAAACAACTGGGTTGCAACAATGGGCAAAAGAGCAACAATTAACCCTGAATACTCTCTTACAGGGTGCTTTTGCCTTATTATTAAGCCGCTATTGCAACACCACCGATGTAGTCTTTGGTGCAACCTCATCAGGACGACCCGCAACCCTCGCTGGTGTAGAGTCAATGGTGGGATTATTTATCAATACTTTGCCGGTGCGGGTTCAGGTATCACCCACAGATGATTTAGTTGAGTGGTTGCAAAAATTACAAGCACAACAAGCAGAAGCTCTAGAATATGAATATACATCACTCTTAGAAATTCAAGAATGGAGCGAACTTACACCAGGAACTTCATTATTTGACAGTATTTTAGTATTTGAAAATTATCCCGTTGATACATCGGGAATTTCCCAAAACCAAGATTTACGTATTATTGATATTCAATCTTTAGAATGGACAAGTTTTCCCTTAACCATGTTGGTTTCTGTAGGGAATCAATTGTCATTAAAAGTAAAATATGACCGCAACAGATTTACAGATAATGCCATCACTCAATTATTAGAGCATTTCTGTAATTTGTTATTAGGAATGAGTCAACCAGGGCAAACAATAGGAAACCTACCTTTATTAACTCAGCAAGAGTATGAAACCATCCACAAATGGAATCAAACAGAAGCATATTATCCCCTAGAATGTATTCATCAGCAATTTGACATCCAGGTAGAAAGAACACCCGATGATGTTGCTGTGGTCTTTGAGGAACAACAACTTACCTATAGAGAATTAAATCAACGTGCTAATCAATTAGCTCATTATTTGCAAACCTGGGGAGTACAACCAGAAACACCAGTTGGGATTTATATTGAACGTTCTTTAGAAATGGTCATTGGGATTTTAGGTATCCTCAAAGCTGGAGGTTGTTATGTTCCTCTTGACCCTGCTTATCCTGCATCTAGGTTGACATATATTATTAATGAAACTCAAGTCCCAGTAGTATTAACTCAGGAAAGTTTATTAGAAAAATTGCTAGGGTTTACCTCTTCCCAAGCCTCCAGCAAAGTATTGAATAAAACCTTGTGCTTATGCTTAGATACAGATTGGCAGGAAATCACCCAGAAACCTGACAATAATCCCATCACAAATGTTAATCATGAAGATGCAATTTATATTATCTATACCTCTGGTTCTACAGGCACACCCAAGGGAGTAATTAACACCCATCGCGGTGTGAGTAATCGATTGTATTGGATGCAGCAACAGTATGGTTTAGAAAGAGGAGAAGTTGTTTTACAAAAAACTCCCTTTAGTTTTGATGTTTCAGTGTGGGAATTTTTCTGGACATTACTAAATGGTGGTCGTTTGGTGATGTCTAAACCAGGAGGACATCAAGATCCAAATTATTTATTAGAAATTATTGCACAGCACAAGATCACGACATTACACTTTGTGCCGACGATGTTAGGAGTGTTTTTAGAAGCACCAAATTTAAATGAACGTTGTCACAGCTTGAAGCGGGTAATTTGTAGCGGTGAAGCTTTATCAATAGAAATTCAAAATCGTTTCTTCCAGCATTTGGATGCAGAATTACACAATTTATATGGGCCGACAGAAGCCGCAATTGATGTCACATATTGGCAATGTCAGCCTACAGATAATTTACATACAGTGCCTATCGGTCGTCCAATTACTAACACCCAAATTTACCTTTTAAATGATTATTTACAACCAGTACCTTTAGGTATTCCAGGTGAAATTTACATCGGTGGTGTAGGAGTCGCCAGAGGTTATTGGAAACGTCCAGATTTAACGACGGAAAGGTTTGTTGGGGGACTGGGGACTGGGGACTGGGGACTGGGGACTGGGGAAAAAAATAACCCAACTCTCAACTCCCAACTCAGCACTCAGCACTCAGCACTCAGCACTCTCTATAAAACAGGCGACCTTGCTCGCTATTTGCCTGATGGTAATTTAGAATACTTGGGGCGATTGGATAATCAGGTAAAAATTCGGGGGTTGAGGATTGAATTAGGGGAAATTGAAGCGGTAATTAATCAACATCCTGATGTACAGCAAGCGGTGGTGATTTTAGACTCAAAACAAGCTGATAATCAGCGTTTAGGGGCTTATGTGGTGCAGAAATCAACTAGCCTTGAGTCGCCAGATTTCACCAGCGAATTAGAAAAATTGTTGGCATCTCAATTACCAGAATATATGTTGCCTTCTGTATTTGTGATGTTGTCAGAATTACCTTTATTGCCTAACGGTAAAATCAATCGTCAAGCTTTACCGACACCTGAAACTGTACGCCATGCAAATCAATCTTATATTGCACCGCGTAATTCTACAGAAACAATTATTGCCAACATTTTGGCCGATGTGTTGCGACTAGAACGCATGGGAGTAGATGAAAACTTCTTTGAATTGGGGGGAAATTCCCTTTCAGCAATTCGGGTGACATCAAGACTCAGAGAAGCTTTTCAATTGGATTTACCTTTACATAGTGTATTTGAAAAACCCACAATTGCCGGACTTGCAGAACGAATTATGATTCTGCAACAGAGTATTCAACAAATGCAAACTACCCCGTCTGAACAATCAGGTCGTAAGGAGATATCGCTATGA